In a single window of the Ciconia boyciana chromosome 7, ASM3463844v1, whole genome shotgun sequence genome:
- the HDLBP gene encoding vigilin, whose amino-acid sequence MSSVAVLTQESFAEHRSGLAQQQVKVTALNSEEENDPPTYKEAFPPLPEKAPCLEAAQEPAGPWSKIRPIKASVITQVFHVPLEERKYKDMNQFGEGEQAKICLDIMQKTGAHLELSLAKDQGLSIMVSGKLEAVMKARKEIVARLQTQASATVAIPKEHHRFVIGKNGEKLQDLELKTATKIQIPRPDDPSNQIKITGTKEGIEKARHEILLISAEQDKRAVERLDVEKVYHPFIAGPYNKLVSELMQDTGTRINIPPPSVNKTEIVFTGEKEQLAQAVARVKKIYEEKKKKTTTIAVEVKKSQHKYVIGPKGNSLQEILEKTGVSVEIPPTDSSSETVILRGEPEKLGQALTEVYAKANSFTVSSVSAPSWLHRFIIGKKGQNLAKITQQMPKVHIEFTEGEDKITLEGPTEDVNVAQEQIEVMVKDLINRMDYAEINVDHKFHRHLIGKNGANINRIKDLYKVSVRIPPDNEKSNLIRIEGDPQGVQQAKKELLELASRMENERTKDLIIEQKFHRTIIGQKGERIREIREKFPEVIINFPDPAHKSDIVQLRGPKNEVEKCTKYMQKMVADLVENSFSISVPIFKQFHKNIIGKGGANIKKIREESNTKIDLPAENSNSETIVITGKRANCEAARHRILAIQKELANITEVEVSIPSKLHNSLIGAKGRFIRSIMEECGGVHIHFPTEGSGSDTVTIRGPAQDVEKAKKQLLHLAEEKQTKSYTVDLRAKPEYHKFLIGKGGGNIRKVRDNTGARIIFPTSEDKDQELITIMGTEEAVKEAQKELEALIKNLDNVVEDSMVVDPKHHRHFVIRRGQVLREIADEYGGVMVSFPRSGTQSDKVTLKGAKDCVEAAKKRIQEIIEDLEAQVTIECTIPQKFHRSIMGPKGSRIQQITRDYGVQIKFPDREENPAPVAEPAVQENGEEGGEGKDGKDADPSSPKKCDIIIISGRREKCEAAKEALQALVPVTIEVEVPFDLHRYIIGQKGSGIRKMMDEFEVNIQVPGPELQSDIITITGLATNLDRAKAGLLERVKELQAEQEDRALRSFKLTVTVDPKYHPKIIGRKGAVITQIRTEHEVNIQFPDKDDESQAQDQITITGYEKNAEAARDAIMKIVVELEQMVSEDVTLDHRVHARIIGARGKAIRKIMDEFKVDIRFPQSGAPDPNCVTVTGLPENVEEAIDHILNLEEEYLADVVDNEAMQVYMKPSSHEESKAPSKGFVVRDAPWATVNNEKAPDMSSSEDFPSFGAQVAPKTLPWGPKR is encoded by the exons ATGAGCTCCGTGGCAGTTTTGACCCAGGAGAGCTTCGCTGAACACCGCAGCGGCCTGGCTCAGCAGCAGGTGAAAG TTACAGCTTTAAACTCTGAAGAAGAGAATGATCCTCCAACCTACAAGGAAGCCTTCCCTCCGCTCCCTGAGAAAGCACCATGTTTGGAAGCTGCCCAGGAACCTGCTGGGCCCTGGAGCAAAATCCGACCAATAAAGGCTTCTGTCATCACTCAG GTGTTTCATGTGCCACTGGAGGAGAGGAAATACAAGGACATGAATCAGTTCGGAGAAGGCGAGCAGGCCAAGATCTGCCTTGACATCATGCAGAAGACAGGAGCTCACCTGGAGCTGTCTCTCGCAAAGGACCAGGGCCTTTCGATCATGGTCTCTGGCAAGCTGGAAGCAGTCATGAAGGCTCGGAAGGAGATTGTCGCTCGGCTGCAGACTCAG GCTTCAGCGACAGTTGCCATCCCCAAGGAGCACCACCGTTTTGTCATTGGAAAGAATGGCGAGAAGCTGCAGGACCTGGAGCTCAAAACTGCAACCAAAATCCAGATCCCCCGCCCGGATGACCCCAGCAACCAGATCAAGATCACCGGCACTAAAGAAGGGATTGAGAAGGCCCGACATGAGATCCTGCTTATCTCTGCTGAGCAG GATAAGCGTGCTGTGGAGCGGCTGGATGTAGAGAAAGTGTACCACCCCTTCATTGCTGGCCCTTACAACAAGCTGGTGAGCGAGCTCATGCAGGACACAGGGACACGCATCAACATTCCTCCACCCAGCGTCAACAAGACAGAGATAGTCTTCACAGGAGAAAAGGAGCAGCTAGCCCAGGCCGTGGCTCGTGTTAAGAAGATCTATGAGGAGAAG aaaaagaagactACTACCATTGCAGTGGAGGTGAAGAAGTCCCAGCACAAGTATGTCATTGGCCCCAAGGGGAATTCCCTGCAGGAGATCTTGGAGAAAACTGGAGTCTCTGTCGAGATCCCACCCACTGACAGTAGCTCGGAGACGGTGATACTGCGAGGCGAGCCTGAAAAGCTTGGGCAAGCATTGACTGAAGTCTATGCAAAG gCCAACAGTTTTACCGTCTCCTCGGTCTCTGCCCCCTCTTGGCTTCATCGTTTCATTATtggaaagaaaggacaaaaccTGGCCAAAATAACTCAGCAGATGCCAAAG GTTCACATCGAATTCACTGAAGGAGAGGATAAAATCACTTTGGAAGGACCTACAGAAGATGTGAATGTGGCTCAGGAACAGATTGAAGTCATGGTCAAGGATCTG ATCAACCGGATGGATTATGCCGAAATCAACGTTGACCACAAATTCCACCGACACCTCATTGGCAAGAATGGAGCTAACA TTAACAGGATTAAGGACCTCTACAAGGTGTCTGTGCGCATTCCCCCGGACAATGAGAAGAGCAACCTGATCAGAATTGAAGGAGACCCACAGGGGGTCCAACAGGCCAAGAAAGAGCTACTGGAACTCGCATCCCGTATG GAAAATGAACGCACCAAGGACCTAATCATTGAGCAGAAATTCCACCGGACCATCATTGGCCAGAAGGGTGAGCGGATCCGGGAAATCCGGGAGAAATTCCCAGAG GTTATCATCAACTTCCCAGACCCTGCACACAAGAGTGACATCGTCCAACTTAGAGGTCCCAAAAATGAGGTGGAGAAGTGCACCAAGTACATGCAAAAGATGGTGGCAGACCTG gttgaaaacagcttttctatttctgtccCCATCTTCAAACAATTCCACAAGAACATCATAGGTAAAGGAGGTGCCAACATCAAGAAG ATCCGTGAAGAAAGCAACACCAAAATTGATCTCCCAGCAGAGAACAGCAACTCGGAGACAATTGTTATCACAGGCAAGAGAGCAAACTGTGAGGCTGCTCGCCACAGAATTCTTGCCATCCAGAAGGAACTG GCCAACATCACAGAGGTGGAGGTCTCTATTCCTTCCAAACTGCACAATTCCCTCATTGGCGCCAAAGGCCGCTTCATCCGCTCCATCATGGAGGAGTGTGGTGGAGTCCACATCCACTTCCCCACCGAGGGCTCTGGCAGTGACACCGTGACCATCAGGGGCCCAGCCCAGGATGTGGAGAAAGCGAAGAAACAGCTgctgcacctggcagaggagAAG CAAACAAAGAGTTACACCGTGGACCTCCGTGCAAAGCCAGAGTACCACAAATTCCTTATTGGTAAGGGTGGTGGCAACATCCGTAAGGTGCGTGACAACACTGGGGCCCGCATCATCTTCCCAACTTCTGAGGACAAAGATCAGGAGCTGATTACTATAATGGGAACTGAGGAGGCTGTCAAAGAGGCGCAGAAGGAGTTGGAGGCCCTCATCAAGAACCTG GATAACGTGGTTGAAGACTCCATGGTGGTTGACCCCAAGCACCACCGCCACTTTGTAATTCGGAGAGGACAAGTTCTGCGTGAGATCGCAGATGAGTATGGTGGTGTGATGGTCAGCTTCCCGCGCTCTGGCACCCAGAGCGACAAAGTCACCCTCAAGGGAGCCAAGGACTGTGTGGAGGCAGCCAAGAAACGTATCCAGGAGATCATCGAGGACCTG GAAGCTCAAGTGACAATCGAATGCACCATTCCACAAAAGTTCCACCGCTCCATTATGGGCCCCAAAGGATCCCGGATCCAGCAGATCACCCGGGACTATGGTGTCCAGATCAAATTCCCTGACAGGGAGGAAAACCCAG CCCCTGTTGCAGAGCCAGCTGTGCAGGAGAATGGCGAGGAAGGTGGGGAAGGCAAGGACGGGAAGGATGCAGATCCCAGTTCTCCAAAGAAGTGCGATATCATCATCATCTCTGGCCGCAGGGAGAAGTGCGAGGCAGCAAAGGAGGCGCTGCAG gcTCTGGTTCCTGTCACCATTGAGGTGGAAGTTCCCTTTGATCTTCACCGTTACATCATTGGCCAGAAAGGAAGTGGGATCCGCAAAATGATGGATGAGTTTGAA GTGAACATCCAGGTCCCTGGTCCTGAGCTGCAGTCGGATATCATCACCATCACTGGGCTGGCTACCAACCTGGACCGTGCCAAGGCTGGGCTGCTGGAAAGAGTGAAggagctgcaggctgaacaaGAGGATCGG GCCTTGCGAAGCTTCAAGCTGACAGTCACTGTGGATCCCAAGTATCACCCTAAAATCATTGGGCGGAAGGGAGCAGTGATCACCCAGATACGCACAGAGCATGAGGTCAACATCCAGTTCCCTGACAAGGATGATGAAAGCCAG GCCCAAGACCAGATCACCATCACTGGCTATGAGAAGAATGCTGAGGCTGCCCGGGATGCCATCATGAAGATCGTTGTCGAGCTGGAGCAGATGGTCTCTGAGGATGTGACTCTGGACCATCGTGTTCACGCACGCATCATTGGTGCACGTGGTAAAGCCATCCGCAAAATCATGGATGAGTTCAAG GTGGATATTCGCTTTCCTCAGAGTGGAGCTCCTGACCCTAACTGTGTGACTGTGACAGGACTCCCTGAGAACGTGGAAGAAGCTATCGATCACATCCTGAACTTGGAGGAGGAATAT CTTGCAGATGTGGTGGACAATGAGGCAATGCAGGTGTATATGAAGCCCTCTTCACATGAAGAGTCCAAGGCCCCATCCAAGGGCTTTGTGGTGAGAGATGCCCCCTGGGCCACTGTCAACAACGAAAAG GCCCCTGATATGAGCAGTTCTGAAGACTTCCCCAGCTTTGGGGCTCAAGTGGCCCCCAAGACTCTTCCCTGGGGACCTAAACGATAA